A single Methylobacterium sp. 17Sr1-1 DNA region contains:
- a CDS encoding DNA topoisomerase IB, with protein sequence MLSDPEMAESAAEDRVDTRDAAREAGLRYVSDEEPGYRRKRNGRGFAYVDGKGAKVRDEAVLARIRSLAIPPAYTDVWICRHANGHIQATGRDARGRKQYRYHPEFRQARESTKFAHMMTFAEVLPGLRATVEEHMGRRGLPREKVLATVVHLLETTLIRVGNDDYAKQNKSYGLTTLRDPHVTIEGRELKFRFKGKSNKVWELAVHDRRVAKIVKACQDLPGQELFQYLDEDGEQRDVTSADVNAYLREITGRDITAKDFRTWSGTVLAAMALREFEAFDSEAKAKRNVREAIERVAERLGNTPTICRKCYIHPEILGCYLEGELLLQVKDEVEAALREDIASLRPEETAVLGLLRGRLAKVEQAAKTAAGPLKGRKTGTEPGKTRSAKEGKTSSAASARSSKVASRKAA encoded by the coding sequence ATGCTGTCGGATCCCGAGATGGCGGAATCGGCCGCCGAGGATCGCGTCGACACCCGCGACGCCGCCCGCGAGGCGGGCCTTCGCTACGTCAGCGACGAGGAGCCGGGCTATCGCCGCAAGCGCAACGGCCGCGGCTTCGCCTATGTCGACGGCAAGGGCGCGAAGGTGCGGGACGAAGCAGTTCTGGCGCGGATCCGATCGCTCGCGATCCCGCCGGCCTATACCGACGTGTGGATCTGCCGCCACGCCAACGGCCACATCCAGGCGACGGGGCGCGACGCCCGCGGCCGCAAGCAGTACCGTTACCACCCGGAGTTCCGCCAGGCCCGGGAGAGCACCAAGTTCGCCCACATGATGACCTTCGCCGAGGTGCTGCCGGGTCTCCGCGCGACGGTCGAGGAGCATATGGGCCGGCGCGGGCTGCCGCGCGAGAAGGTGCTGGCGACGGTGGTGCACCTGCTCGAGACCACCCTGATCCGGGTCGGCAACGACGACTACGCCAAGCAGAACAAGAGCTACGGCCTCACCACCCTGCGCGACCCGCACGTAACGATCGAGGGCAGGGAGCTGAAGTTCCGCTTCAAGGGCAAGAGCAACAAGGTCTGGGAGCTCGCGGTCCACGACCGCCGGGTGGCGAAGATCGTCAAGGCCTGCCAGGACCTGCCGGGCCAGGAGCTGTTCCAGTACCTCGACGAGGACGGCGAGCAGCGCGACGTGACCTCGGCCGACGTGAACGCTTACCTGCGCGAGATCACCGGCCGCGACATCACCGCCAAGGACTTTCGGACCTGGTCCGGTACGGTGCTGGCCGCGATGGCTCTGCGCGAGTTCGAGGCCTTCGACAGCGAGGCCAAGGCGAAGCGCAACGTCCGGGAGGCGATCGAGCGGGTGGCCGAGCGGCTCGGCAACACGCCGACGATCTGCCGCAAGTGCTACATCCACCCGGAGATCCTGGGCTGCTACCTCGAGGGCGAGCTGCTGCTCCAGGTCAAGGACGAGGTCGAGGCGGCTCTGCGCGAGGACATCGCGTCCCTGCGGCCGGAGGAGACGGCGGTGCTCGGCCTGCTCCGGGGGCGTCTCGCCAAGGTCGAGCAGGCGGCGAAGACCGCGGCCGGGCCCCTCAAGGGACGCAAGACGGGGACGGAGCCGGGCAAGACGCGCTCGGCCAAGGAGGGAAAGACCTCCTCGGCCGCCTCGGCGCGCTCCAGCAAGGTGGCGTCGCGCAAGGCTGCCTGA
- a CDS encoding glycosyltransferase family 4 protein: MQPQDAGGEGRRPHVAFVVTEDWFFASHFLPMARAAVAAGHTVSVVTRVRAHRETIAATGARVVALEAERSSLNPMAAGYAAGQLAGILKELKADIVHCIALRGILIGGTAALLAGIPSRVYALTGLGLIGARQDRTGRLARTALRLLIRGPLETARTRYLFENPDDARLLGLDPDSPKVAVVGGAGIDPEVWVPSALPPQPPLRIALTARMLWSKGIDTAVEAARLARAEGATLELALHGAPDPSNRRAIPEATLREWSRDGIVWHGPTDDVAGALARAHVACLPSRGGEGLPRALLEAAASGRAILTTDVPGCRTLVRDGIEGLVVPRDDPKALAAAMVRLAADPALVARMGAAARARVITGGFTEAAVTAQVLRLYEELA; the protein is encoded by the coding sequence GTGCAGCCACAGGACGCGGGCGGAGAGGGACGACGGCCGCACGTCGCCTTCGTGGTCACCGAGGACTGGTTCTTCGCCTCGCACTTCCTGCCGATGGCCCGCGCCGCGGTGGCGGCCGGGCACACCGTCTCGGTCGTCACCCGGGTGCGGGCGCATCGCGAAACCATCGCCGCCACCGGCGCCCGGGTGGTGGCGCTCGAGGCCGAGCGGTCGAGCCTCAACCCGATGGCGGCGGGCTACGCCGCAGGCCAGCTCGCCGGGATCCTGAAAGAGCTCAAGGCCGACATCGTCCACTGCATCGCGCTGCGCGGCATCCTGATCGGCGGGACGGCGGCCCTGCTCGCCGGCATCCCGTCGCGGGTCTATGCGCTCACCGGCCTCGGGCTGATCGGCGCCCGCCAGGACCGGACGGGGCGCCTCGCCCGCACCGCGCTGCGGCTCCTGATCCGCGGCCCGCTCGAGACCGCCCGCACCCGCTACCTGTTCGAGAACCCGGACGACGCGCGGCTCCTCGGCCTCGACCCGGACAGCCCGAAGGTCGCGGTGGTCGGCGGCGCCGGCATCGACCCCGAGGTCTGGGTGCCGAGCGCCCTGCCGCCGCAGCCGCCGCTGCGGATCGCGCTCACCGCCCGGATGCTGTGGTCGAAGGGGATCGACACGGCCGTGGAGGCCGCCCGTCTCGCCCGGGCCGAGGGCGCGACTCTCGAACTCGCCCTCCACGGCGCGCCCGACCCGTCGAACCGCCGCGCCATCCCGGAAGCCACGTTGCGCGAATGGTCGCGCGACGGAATCGTCTGGCACGGCCCCACCGACGACGTCGCCGGCGCCCTCGCCCGCGCCCACGTCGCCTGCCTGCCCTCGCGCGGGGGCGAAGGCCTGCCGCGGGCGCTCCTGGAGGCCGCCGCGAGCGGCCGGGCGATCCTCACCACCGACGTGCCGGGCTGCCGGACCCTGGTGCGGGACGGGATCGAGGGGCTGGTCGTGCCGCGGGACGACCCGAAGGCCCTCGCCGCCGCGATGGTGCGGCTCGCCGCCGATCCCGCCCTCGTCGCCCGGATGGGAGCGGCGGCCCGCGCCCGGGTCATCACCGGCGGCTTCACCGAGGCCGCCGTGACGGCCCAGGTCCTGCGCCTCTACGAGGAGCTCGCCTGA
- a CDS encoding zinc-binding alcohol dehydrogenase family protein yields MKAAVLKAFGSPLVVAEVPDPVIGTGEVVVDVAAAPVLPYTGEVLSGARRYLLPAPVIPGCGAVGRVRAIGPDATKLAVGDWVFCDPTVRSRDDAAMPDIVLQGWSARGEGGQRLQAYHRDGAFAERVRVPTENAIRIGPIAEAQAGHWCALNTLLVPYGGLLAANLRAGETLLVSGATGHFGSAAVAAGLAMGAACVVAPGRNERILADLVRRFGARIRPVTLTGDEAADRARMMAAAPGPIDCVLDILPPSAAATVVRAAVMSVRPYGRVVLMGGVGMLGGDDLALPYPWIMRNDITVRGQWMYPPDAVGRMAGLVRAGLLRLEEYAVTAFPLEEANAAVAHAAAQGGPFRQTVLRVGEPG; encoded by the coding sequence ATGAAGGCTGCCGTGCTCAAGGCGTTCGGGTCGCCGCTGGTCGTCGCGGAGGTCCCGGACCCGGTGATCGGGACGGGCGAGGTGGTCGTCGACGTCGCGGCCGCTCCGGTGCTGCCCTATACCGGCGAGGTCCTGTCCGGGGCGCGCCGCTACCTGCTGCCGGCGCCGGTCATTCCCGGCTGCGGGGCGGTCGGCCGGGTGCGCGCGATCGGCCCCGACGCGACGAAGCTCGCGGTCGGCGACTGGGTGTTCTGCGACCCGACCGTGCGTTCGCGCGACGACGCCGCCATGCCGGACATCGTGCTCCAGGGCTGGAGCGCCCGGGGCGAGGGCGGGCAGAGGCTCCAGGCCTACCACCGGGACGGCGCCTTCGCCGAGCGGGTGCGGGTGCCGACCGAGAACGCGATCCGCATCGGCCCGATCGCCGAGGCGCAGGCCGGGCACTGGTGCGCGCTCAACACCCTGCTGGTTCCCTATGGCGGCCTCTTGGCGGCGAACCTCCGGGCCGGCGAGACGCTGCTGGTGAGCGGCGCGACCGGCCATTTCGGCAGCGCCGCCGTCGCGGCCGGCCTCGCCATGGGGGCGGCCTGCGTGGTCGCCCCGGGCCGCAACGAGCGGATCCTCGCCGATCTCGTCCGGCGCTTCGGCGCCCGGATCCGTCCGGTGACGCTGACCGGCGACGAGGCGGCGGACCGGGCCCGCATGATGGCCGCCGCACCCGGCCCGATCGATTGCGTGCTCGACATCCTGCCGCCCTCTGCCGCCGCGACGGTGGTGCGGGCGGCGGTGATGAGCGTGCGCCCCTACGGGCGGGTGGTGCTGATGGGCGGCGTCGGCATGCTCGGCGGGGACGACCTGGCGCTGCCGTACCCGTGGATCATGCGCAACGACATCACGGTGCGGGGCCAATGGATGTACCCGCCGGACGCGGTCGGGCGGATGGCCGGGCTCGTCCGCGCCGGGCTGCTGCGCCTGGAGGAATACGCCGTGACGGCGTTCCCGCTCGAGGAGGCGAACGCGGCCGTCGCCCACGCGGCGGCGCAGGGCGGGCCGTTCCGCCAGACCGTGCTCAGGGTCGGGGAGCCCGGCTGA
- a CDS encoding helix-turn-helix transcriptional regulator — MSDPRQKAFGDFLRSRREQLDPARLAIPSLRRRRTPGLRREEVAERAGIGIDWYVRLEQGRDVGPSAATIDALARALCLSEAEHAHLRALARRGRPSAFMREVVPPTIARLVRGLPQPAYVTGRRWDLLAWNQAAADLFGFDDLAEGERNILHFVLTDARARALFGPAWAQEAQRMVAQFRAVHDLSAADPAFLDLLGRLTEGCPLFPGWWRAHEVRGGGGGRKVLHHPGRGRLVFDYATFQATGDPALKLAIYAPAEP, encoded by the coding sequence ATGAGCGATCCCCGGCAGAAGGCGTTCGGCGACTTCCTGCGCTCGCGCCGCGAGCAGCTCGATCCGGCCCGCCTGGCGATCCCGTCCCTGCGGCGGCGCCGGACCCCGGGCCTGCGCCGCGAGGAGGTCGCCGAGCGGGCCGGCATCGGCATCGACTGGTACGTGCGCCTGGAGCAGGGGCGCGACGTCGGCCCATCGGCCGCCACGATCGATGCCCTCGCTCGGGCGCTGTGCCTGAGCGAGGCCGAGCACGCGCATCTGCGCGCCCTGGCCCGCCGCGGCCGGCCGTCGGCCTTCATGCGCGAGGTGGTGCCGCCGACGATCGCCCGCCTCGTCCGCGGCCTGCCGCAGCCGGCCTACGTCACCGGCCGGCGCTGGGATCTGCTGGCCTGGAACCAGGCCGCCGCCGACCTGTTCGGCTTCGACGACCTCGCCGAGGGGGAGCGCAACATCCTCCACTTCGTCCTGACCGACGCTCGGGCGCGGGCCCTGTTCGGGCCGGCCTGGGCGCAGGAGGCGCAGCGTATGGTGGCGCAGTTCCGCGCCGTCCACGACCTCTCGGCGGCCGATCCGGCGTTCCTCGATCTCCTCGGCCGCCTCACCGAGGGCTGCCCGCTCTTCCCCGGGTGGTGGCGCGCGCACGAGGTGCGCGGCGGGGGCGGCGGGCGCAAGGTGCTGCACCATCCGGGGCGCGGCCGGCTCGTCTTCGACTACGCGACCTTCCAGGCGACCGGCGATCCCGCGCTCAAGCTCGCGATCTACGCGCCCGCGGAACCCTGA
- a CDS encoding branched-chain amino acid ABC transporter substrate-binding protein produces the protein MVKTLARITAAGLVALAASTALAAPMSLKIAFVDPLSGGGASTGEAGLKTFQFMAEQINAKNPDLKLEVMGYDNKLNPQESLVQLQKAIDSGARVVVQGNGSSVGAALIDFVGKYNDRNPGKEIIYLNYAAVDPALTNAKCNYWHFRFDANSDIKMQALTNYIKGKPEIKKVYLINQDYSHGQAVRAAARAMLKEKRPDIQIVGDEVAPLQKVNDFSPYIAKIKASGADTVITGNWAQDMALLLKAAGDAGLPAHFYTYYGGGSGGPTAIKQANLPDRVFQISEGYANIDYKPGHDFETAFRAKTGQELTYPRVVNLMNILAKATLAAKSTDPKAIAKAMDSIHQDTLYGKDSFIRPDDHQIFQPIYISRFGPVDTSKVLDSENTGWGWTGDGVVEAKDTLLPTTCKMDRPS, from the coding sequence TTGGTCAAGACCCTCGCGCGCATCACGGCCGCCGGCCTCGTGGCCCTGGCGGCCTCGACCGCGCTCGCCGCGCCGATGAGCCTGAAGATCGCCTTCGTCGATCCGCTCTCCGGCGGCGGGGCCAGCACCGGCGAGGCCGGGCTCAAGACCTTCCAGTTCATGGCCGAGCAGATCAACGCCAAGAACCCGGACCTGAAGCTCGAGGTGATGGGCTACGACAACAAGCTCAACCCGCAGGAGAGCCTGGTCCAGCTCCAGAAGGCGATCGATTCCGGCGCCAGGGTGGTGGTGCAGGGTAACGGCTCCTCGGTCGGCGCCGCGCTGATCGACTTCGTCGGCAAGTACAACGATCGCAATCCCGGCAAAGAGATCATCTATCTCAACTACGCCGCGGTCGATCCGGCGCTGACGAACGCCAAGTGCAATTACTGGCACTTCCGGTTCGACGCCAATTCCGACATCAAGATGCAGGCTCTGACCAACTACATCAAGGGCAAGCCGGAGATCAAGAAGGTCTACCTGATCAACCAGGACTACTCGCACGGCCAGGCGGTGCGCGCCGCCGCCCGGGCGATGCTGAAGGAGAAGCGGCCCGACATCCAGATCGTCGGCGACGAGGTGGCGCCGCTGCAGAAGGTCAACGACTTCTCGCCCTACATCGCCAAGATCAAGGCCTCGGGCGCCGACACGGTGATCACCGGCAACTGGGCACAGGACATGGCCCTGCTGCTCAAGGCCGCTGGCGATGCCGGGCTGCCGGCCCACTTCTACACCTATTACGGCGGCGGCAGCGGCGGTCCGACGGCGATCAAGCAGGCGAACCTCCCCGACCGGGTCTTCCAGATCTCCGAGGGCTACGCCAACATCGACTACAAGCCCGGCCACGACTTTGAGACCGCCTTCCGCGCCAAGACCGGCCAGGAGCTGACCTACCCGCGGGTGGTCAACCTGATGAACATCCTGGCCAAGGCGACGCTGGCCGCCAAGTCGACCGACCCGAAGGCGATCGCCAAGGCGATGGATTCGATCCACCAGGACACGCTCTACGGCAAGGACAGCTTCATCCGCCCGGACGACCACCAGATCTTCCAGCCGATCTACATCTCGCGCTTCGGGCCGGTCGACACGTCGAAGGTTCTCGACAGCGAGAATACCGGCTGGGGCTGGACCGGCGACGGCGTGGTCGAGGCGAAGGACACCCTGCTGCCGACCACCTGCAAGATGGATCGGCCGAGCTGA
- a CDS encoding IclR family transcriptional regulator, with product MAQAVAARAGAITQDIVEPEDGDRQFVTALARGLQVLRAFRDAAEMLGNREIAARTGLPKPTVSRLTHTLLSLGYLVHDPEGERYGLGPAVLALSAAFLRQNSFPQMVKPFLQDLATAVQAHVALGLLDGLSSVYVQLWRGQGQRIVLSSEVGYRLPLARSAMGMATLTSLGEAERTALMTRLRRDGTDAARLDQTYRRCADEIARHGFCVGVGIWHQDINAVAAPIHAPGGRGRFALNISGPAFLLTEEVLRKDTGPKLMETIGRMRALGIVD from the coding sequence ATGGCACAGGCGGTGGCGGCACGCGCCGGCGCGATCACGCAGGACATCGTGGAGCCGGAGGACGGCGACCGGCAATTCGTCACCGCGCTCGCCCGCGGCCTGCAGGTCCTGCGCGCCTTCCGGGACGCGGCCGAGATGCTGGGCAACCGCGAGATCGCGGCCCGCACCGGCCTGCCGAAGCCGACCGTCTCGCGCCTGACCCACACGCTGCTCTCCCTCGGCTACCTGGTGCACGACCCGGAGGGGGAGCGCTACGGCCTGGGGCCGGCGGTGCTGGCGCTGAGCGCCGCCTTCCTGCGCCAGAATTCGTTCCCGCAGATGGTGAAGCCGTTCCTGCAGGATCTCGCCACCGCGGTGCAGGCCCACGTGGCCCTCGGCCTCCTCGACGGGCTGTCGAGCGTCTACGTCCAGCTCTGGCGCGGCCAGGGCCAGCGCATCGTCCTGTCGAGCGAGGTCGGCTACCGCCTGCCGCTCGCCCGCAGCGCCATGGGCATGGCGACGCTGACGAGCCTCGGCGAGGCGGAGCGCACCGCGCTCATGACCCGCCTGCGCCGCGACGGGACGGATGCGGCCCGCCTCGACCAGACCTATCGCCGCTGCGCCGACGAGATCGCCCGGCACGGCTTCTGCGTCGGGGTCGGCATCTGGCACCAGGACATCAACGCCGTCGCGGCGCCGATCCACGCCCCCGGCGGGCGCGGCCGCTTCGCGCTCAACATCAGCGGCCCGGCCTTCCTGCTCACCGAGGAGGTCCTGCGCAAGGACACCGGCCCGAAGCTGATGGAGACGATCGGGCGCATGCGCGCGCTCGGGATCGTCGATTGA
- a CDS encoding GNAT family N-acetyltransferase, with amino-acid sequence MTTAVTIRVETPLQDDVPALLSLADAVAARLYPDAPRRPITPESLAVPGTHLLVARVATEAVGLCAVIERGDGMVELKRLIVAAQARGRGVGSALARGAEAQARGLGARVIVLEVGIRNEEAQALYRRAGFTPRGPFPPCRALPVSPFLERAVPA; translated from the coding sequence ATGACGACGGCCGTGACCATCCGGGTCGAGACACCCCTGCAGGACGACGTGCCGGCGCTGCTGTCGCTGGCGGATGCCGTGGCGGCGCGGCTCTATCCGGACGCGCCGCGCCGCCCGATCACACCCGAGAGCCTGGCGGTACCGGGAACTCACCTCCTCGTGGCGCGCGTCGCCACCGAAGCGGTCGGCCTCTGCGCGGTGATCGAGCGCGGCGACGGTATGGTCGAGCTGAAGCGCCTGATCGTCGCCGCGCAGGCGCGCGGGCGCGGCGTCGGATCCGCCCTGGCGCGGGGCGCCGAGGCGCAGGCCCGGGGGCTCGGCGCCCGGGTGATCGTGCTCGAAGTCGGCATCCGCAACGAGGAGGCACAGGCGCTCTACCGCCGCGCGGGCTTCACGCCCCGCGGACCGTTCCCGCCCTGCCGCGCGCTTCCGGTCAGCCCGTTCCTGGAGCGCGCCGTCCCGGCTTGA
- a CDS encoding diguanylate cyclase yields MHIVVVDPSRVVLKVISGLLTPRGHTVDTFTDSREALDFITDNASVTAMITSLEVRPLSGLELCWSARLLADAHRPLYIITMSSARNARNLAEALDSGSDDFIDKPPGPEELYARLRAAERMTGMQRELIRLAEADALTGLLNRRAFLQRVGDVADRAGAHGRLSMILVDVDHFKALNDQHGHELGDTAIRGVAGELLTEAGGIAGRIGGEEFALALPGRTLEEAEAAAGRLRLRCTQLRFKGQRGPVQLTASFGVSTWSEGETVGGLLKRADIALYEAKSTGRNRVVSAATDLILARAG; encoded by the coding sequence ATGCACATCGTCGTCGTCGATCCGAGCCGGGTGGTGCTCAAGGTCATCAGCGGGCTCCTGACCCCCCGCGGGCACACCGTGGACACGTTCACGGATTCGCGCGAGGCCCTCGATTTCATCACCGACAACGCGTCGGTCACCGCGATGATCACCAGCCTCGAGGTCCGCCCCTTGAGCGGCCTCGAACTGTGCTGGTCGGCCCGCCTCCTCGCGGACGCGCACCGGCCGCTCTACATCATCACCATGTCGTCGGCCCGCAACGCCCGCAACCTGGCGGAGGCGCTCGACAGCGGCTCGGACGACTTCATCGACAAGCCGCCGGGCCCGGAGGAGCTCTATGCCCGCCTGCGAGCGGCCGAGCGGATGACCGGGATGCAGCGCGAGCTGATCCGGCTGGCCGAGGCCGACGCGCTGACCGGGCTCCTCAACCGTCGCGCCTTCCTGCAGCGGGTCGGCGACGTCGCCGACCGGGCCGGCGCCCATGGCCGGCTGTCGATGATCCTCGTCGACGTCGACCACTTCAAGGCCCTCAACGACCAGCACGGCCACGAGCTCGGCGACACGGCGATCCGCGGCGTCGCCGGCGAGCTGCTGACCGAGGCCGGCGGCATCGCCGGGCGCATCGGCGGCGAGGAATTCGCCCTGGCGCTCCCCGGGCGCACCCTGGAGGAGGCCGAGGCCGCCGCCGGGCGCCTGCGGCTGCGCTGCACGCAGCTGCGCTTCAAGGGCCAGCGCGGCCCGGTGCAGCTCACCGCGAGCTTCGGCGTCAGCACCTGGTCGGAGGGCGAGACCGTCGGCGGCCTGCTCAAGCGCGCCGACATCGCCCTCTACGAGGCCAAGAGCACGGGGCGCAACCGGGTCGTCTCGGCGGCCACCGACCTGATCCTGGCGCGGGCGGGATAG
- a CDS encoding LuxR C-terminal-related transcriptional regulator — MSDAVKVLIINEPSDLGTAFRATLEHTPTLRTVGEEELRDSGSTCVVLAFAPEYDPAAVASLRERAPDVRILVAFQAADAAEIGRYAAAGADAFVARCAAPRDICTTILALAHDLPLHEGEAETQDPEAVAESLGLTPREAEVLRFLSAGFSNKEVARRLTVSVRTVETHRLNLRRKTKTGRLKDLVQLARQIGLAPVLEGEARPLRRINHEAHRVVPH, encoded by the coding sequence ATGAGTGACGCCGTGAAGGTTCTGATCATCAACGAGCCGTCGGATCTCGGCACCGCCTTCCGGGCGACGCTGGAACACACCCCGACCTTGCGGACGGTGGGCGAGGAGGAGCTGCGGGACTCCGGCTCGACTTGCGTCGTCCTCGCCTTCGCGCCCGAATACGATCCGGCGGCGGTGGCGTCCTTGCGCGAGCGGGCGCCGGACGTCCGGATCCTGGTCGCGTTCCAGGCCGCCGACGCGGCCGAGATCGGCCGGTACGCGGCCGCGGGGGCCGACGCCTTCGTGGCCCGCTGCGCGGCGCCGCGCGACATCTGCACGACGATCCTGGCGCTGGCCCACGACCTGCCGCTGCACGAGGGCGAGGCCGAGACCCAGGACCCAGAAGCGGTGGCCGAGAGCCTGGGGCTCACCCCGCGGGAGGCCGAGGTGCTGCGCTTCCTCTCGGCCGGCTTCAGCAACAAGGAGGTGGCACGCCGCCTCACGGTGAGCGTGCGCACGGTCGAGACCCACCGGCTCAACCTGCGCCGCAAGACCAAGACCGGACGGCTCAAGGACCTGGTGCAGCTCGCCCGGCAGATCGGCCTGGCGCCGGTGCTCGAGGGCGAGGCCCGGCCGCTGCGGCGCATCAACCACGAGGCGCATCGCGTCGTCCCCCATTGA